The DNA region GTAGATGTGTACCTGCCTTTCGTCTCCAGGAGCTGGTGACGGAGCTTCACATGCAGTCCATCTTCACTGATGTGGGGAAGCTGAGTCTGCAGGACCCCTGTCACAGTGCCATCATCCCCAGCTTAGTGGGACAGACGGGGAGTCCCGGCACCTCCACGGTCTGGCTCAGTCAGTCTGGAGAGGCTCACTATGCTCTGGCTTCACCTGCTGGAGGCATCATTGTGGTCACTCTGCCACCTCACGACACACAGGGTAAAGACCAGTTCTCAGGTTAACATGTtctcaagtctgtcttaaaactaCACTCACATGCCCACATGCACATTGAAACGGTTATGTGTTGGTCATTCCTCCTTcttaaagtcattttaaagtgatGTAAGTAAGTGATGGAGGataaaatccacagtcctcgtttACCTGGAGCTAATTTGAGGGTTCAGTGGTGAGAGTTATGCTCAGTGGCCAAAGGATCCGGCTGGGATCTGGCTGAGCTCCAGCTCAGTCGCTGCTTCAACTGTATGAACATGTGAGACCTTATCTACATCTGTacaaggactgtgtgtgtgtgtgtgtctgtgtgtctgtgtgtctgtgtgtctgtgtgtgtgtgtgtgtgtgtgtgtgttgcaggcaGTGTGTCGGTGCTGGAGCTGAAGAGGAGCTCCATGATGCAGAGGTTGTCCGGCTGGATGCCCACAGCGATCCGTGGGGAGCAGAGTCCAGCTGATCTGGTCCTCAGTTTGGCTGTCAGAGAACTGGAGGAAGACTCCTTCATCTTCGCCCTTTGTCAGGATCACAAACTGCGCATGTGGTCGTTCAGGGTGAGACACATATTCAACCAATGAGCACTAGACACACAGGCGGTGTTCTGGCAAAGCCTCATGGGAGGTGTAGTTGTTGAATGCTAACAGAATAATACTTTTATTGATGTTAAATTCAAATCAGATTTCACGTAATTATCCAAATTAGGAAATTGATTTGACCAGAGATGCCTAAAAAGGTGAAAGCTTCACAGAAAGAACAATTACAGAGAAAAACTTCATGTTGTCTCATTAACCGTCTTTCCCTAAATataatacagacacacacagataaagacaaaaagaaaagacaacattaaTGATACATAATGTATAACTTTAAAACTGAGGACAGAATGAGACATTTACAAACAGCAGATTGTTAAACAAAGGAAGAGTTCAGTCTTTCGATCTGAAATTGTGATTTTCTGCTCGTGGGTCTGAACTCAAACACCTGATGAAAAGGGGTTTATCATTTAAGATCTATCTTATTTAATATGAAGTCATAATGAAGTCTGCTTGATATCAGTCATCTTACTTTTTATAATGTGCTGCAGTGTGATCCTTAACACACAGATCAAAGCTGACgttacactgtaaaaacatgatgattcaaCCTAAACGTATTTAagtgataaaagaaaaacatttgttccTTCAGATTATTGGCATCTTCAGAGGGTGGAGACTTCTTTCATTAGTCATGTTCTTTTGACTAGAATCATTGATGTATAGAGGGCTGTATGTATAGTATGTACAGTGTCAGAAATACTTGATGTGTAAGTACTGCATCATTAAACAAGTACTTGCTATGTGTCCCCCTGCAGGAGCAGGCGTGTCTGCTGGAGGCGGACATGTTGGAGTACATGCCAGCCTGTAAAGGAGTGAAGCGTCTGGCCGGTCAGGGTCACCGTCTGAGGCTggccttctcctccaccaccggcctctgtctgtgtgtttacctggcTGTTCCTCAGAGAGGACAGTTCACCGTCCTGCAGCTGGTCGCCACCGACAACAACCGCTACAGCCTCGAccacatctcctctctcttcactaCACAGGTGAACTGCAGATCTAATGtttacactgttgtttttatgccTCTGCGACGGAGCCAaaaagggtcaaaggtcaaggtcactgtgacctcacaaaacatgtttttggccataactcaagaatttCAATTGAATTTCAATTCCATTTtgtttatatagtgccaaatcacaacaaaagttatctcatgacacttataaagcaggtctagaccggactctttataatattcaTTGATGTGGTAATTttgacaaaatttcacacagatgtttgatgggatacaacaatgaagtgaaaataGACTTCAGAGCTTATCGCTACCACGGTTTTTAATTATTCCGTTTAATACTGGGTTTCGGTACTCATCTCTATCTGTCTGAATGTGTCTCTGTCAACAGGAGACTCTGGTGGATTTTGCTCTGACCTCCACTGACATCTGGGCCGTCTGGGTGGATGACTCCAATGCCACTGTAGTCAAATACATCAACTTTGAACAGTAAGTAATCACATGAATGATCAGCAGTGGgagaatatgaaatgaaaggaTTACGTGAGTGAAGATAATAACATGAAGTTCTGTAGTTGAAGTCCTCAGAGACAATTATTTTATTGACCTTGTGTCCACTTTTGGCTttgttccacttcctgttttgttgtgggtaaataataatagtttaaTAATTAGAAAAAGAAGTCTGTTGGTTATGATGGTCACACGGTTTTCCTGCATCAGTGTCTGTTGCAGAAGTAGCTCCAGAGGGGTATAGTGGAGGACTTGTTTCTGAATTGTACCTGGTCATGTACAAAGCTCAATACATTTTGGCACGACTTTAGCGGCATCATGACAAAACTTATAGGATTTACCTTCCCATTGGATCCACAAATTTTGCTTATTGGGGAATTTTACAACCATTAGTGCACATTTAAGGAACTTCCAAAATAAGTTTTTGGAAATAACGGTGACATGGAAGTCTGATTCCAATCTCCCCATAGCCAGATGGTTTTTGGAAATGAACAGCTGCTTCCTTCTTGAAAAGATCACGTATACTCTTAGAAATGAATACAACATCTTTCTGAAGATTTGGCAGCCCTACTTGACCAATACTGACACTTTGCCAACACCTTTATCATATTTGATATAGAAAATGCTACTGGATTGATGCACCATTAGTTGTAAGATTAAGACAggattatttatatatatattataattcattttgtgttgtatttatttattttacttttattttgactaTTACCTACTCCTTTTGAGGTCCTCTTTTAgtttgtatgtgggtggggcAGGGAGGGGATTTGGAGTCATGCATGTTTGTGCgttctgtgtgttgtgtatgtctTGTTAAAACTAgaaatttgaagaaaaaaacagtagcTCCAGAGGCTTAAatagaggaaggagggggaatATTTAATTCTCCATCTCCTGtgatattaattcatttaaattaagcTTTATTACAACACATGtacagtgtcagtgtgtgtaatattgtttgtgtgtgtgttttccagtaaCACAGCAGGTCAGTGGAGTCAGGTGTTTGTTCAGCCTCCACCAGAGGAAGAAGTCCATATAGGAGTGGACCAGGACCCCAGAGTAAGACCAGTTCCACACCAACAACCGCTgaactgtgacctctgaccacAAATAGTGATCAATAAAATGATTACATACAGCTGAATTTAGAGCTAgaacgattaatcaatgaatcaagtAGTagattgacattttattttgacttcaACGATGAATTATCAAATTAGGTGCCACTTACTTTTCTGTAAAAGATTCTCTAGTTTCAGCTCCTGAagatttcctgctttttgtaTGCGatgtattcatttaaatgagTGGAAAGAGCATTATGTTCTCTCAGCTTGCCTTTGTTTCACGCCGCCCATTGCACCAAATCCTTGTGTGATCAACTCAAAACCTTCGCCAGTCTGGGTCTGTCTCCTGGCCTGGGCTGCTGGCTGCCCGACTGTGTGCACGTTCCATCTCGTGTTCCCCCTCTACATTCAGCATATCTTGAATCAGTTCCTCCAAAAACCTAACTGCAGCTCCTCCTTCTTTGCCCTCTGGATTCCAATAATAGGAACATTCAAATTCTAATGTTTCCCAGAGCAGCTCCACGTCTTTCTTGCTAGCCGGAGGATTAGCCAGCCTCTCTTTCTCGGCTGTTTTGAAATACTCCACTCACTTCTTGACCTCATCTATTCTTGTGATTAAAGTGGAGAGTTTAGTCTCCACCGACCCTGCGGTGCGGCGTATTTCTTCCAGGCTCTGTATCGCTGGAGAGCTTCATTGGTGCTGCATAGATGTGACCAATGTCGTGAGGCTGCTGcttaagttttcttttaaagatatCCACTCTCTGCTCCATAGTAGCTAAAAGCGTCCTCGCTGTGGGTCTAAGACCGGGTCCTAGGAACAATCTCTAGAGACTGCCAGAGGACCTGAGGAGTCTAAAATGATCttcaaagttttttttgaaTATTGTGTACTGTTGATGTAGTACATGGAGTTTGAAGATAACGAAGATAAAACTCAGGTTATACATTTCAGGAAGGGAGAATTTAAATTTCACTTTGGCTAGACGCTTCTTTTGTACAGTGAGCATTACAAATACTTAAGACTTACTCTAGATGACCATCTTACCTATTGAAGAAGGAATAAAGTCTTGTCACACTCTGCTGGTCAGGCACTGGGAGCTGTTCTTAATGAGGTTCAGTTATGTGAAGGGTCTTGGTTATAAAACCTATACACAGTTGTATAAATCTTATGTCCGTCCTATTTTAGATTATGGTGCAGGGGTCTGGGGTCATTGTAAGTACAGAACAGAGCTATGTGCTATCTGgggtatattatattttattattatgggCGACTCCTATAAAGGTACTATcattttttatatgtatgtatgttggaTATTAATTACCATTTCTagtttttgcatgtttgagCCCACTCACAGCCCATGCTCACCTACTCACCCGGTCTTCCCTGACAATGTTACGATGGTGGAGGGCTCAGTGGTCGATGACTGTCAGCCATAGCCTTCGGCCCGACCCTAACCTATAATAGAAATGTGTATCTCAGTCCTGCGTGACTGTGTACCAAATTCCAAAAAAGTCTATTCACATTAcgcaaatgaacaaaaaatcCATCATGGCAGACTTTTAAGGTCCAAGAGGCTTTTTTGTAGGGCACATTGATGGATACATTTTGAGTCAATCGGAATCACCATGTGAGGGGCGTGGCCTTTGCAAAATGTTGTCTTTGGGCGTTAATTACAGCGTCACCATCGGACCGATTGGGCTCATATTTCTTGGGAAGCATTTACATATTTCCAGTTATTGGGCCAGGTTTCATGGTTTCAGCTCatacaacaaataataataataaactggcACAAACTCaaaaatactataaataaataagtactatacatctatacatacatacaagtatAAGTACAAACATCACAGTATTTATTCATACACAcacgtgtgtatatatatatatatatatatatatatatatatatatatatatacatacttgtgtgtgtgtgtgtgtgtatatatatatatttacaatacatttttaaaactgaatcTAATCATTTGAAATCCATTATCCTAACACAGGCTGACTGTCTCCAAGTGACCAGGTGTGTCGTCATGGTAACTTtatgtgttgtatgtttacAGGAGACGTACCTGGAggttctcttctctcctctgcgCTTCACAGCTTCAGCCATAGTTAAAGCTCTACAGGTGAGGAGCTGCCTGCTGAAGGTCCCACTCTTTAGACTGACGGCTGTGTCAATGTTAAACTCTCAgctctttcactctcttcctctttttgttgGGAAGCAGTCAACATGTTAATAATGTCTTGATATTAATGCTAGAATCATCCAGTACTTCCTGGTTTTGTGAATGAAGTTGTACACAAGTTGAAgcagctgaccaatcagagacTGTCAGCCCTCTGAACCATCAGAAGATTTCTTACTCATGATTTCTACTTCAGGTGAAAATCTTTTAACCGTGCTGAGTTAAGTTACACTTAATTGTTGATGTACACAAAGCAATTGAACTTTGTCTTTTCACGTCCCTCCTAGTTacacataccccccccccccccccacccagagAACAGCCccaaacatttttactttatttcctgaactattttatattacatataCTGCTTTGTATAGTTGTTATATTGGGCGGACGATGTGTGTTACAGATCTACCGCAGAGGCTCGGAGAGGATCACTGATTTGTCCTGGGAGACTCTGAAGAAGGaggtgacagtggctgtggagAGCGAGGTAATCTACCACCGTTGTAGTCTGTGTATAGGGTTTGTCTCCACAAAGAGCTCCAAGATTCTGTCCAGTGattcctttcattttaaaatctttgTTAATCAGTGAcctcctccgtctgtctgtcctcctcctgtctgtcgtcctcctcctgtctgtcggtctgcctatcttcctcctgtctgtctgtcttccttctcctgtctgtcctcctcctgtctgtctgtcctcctcctcctcctgtctgtctgtcctcttcctcctgtctgtctgtcctcctcctcctcctgtctgtctgtcctcctcctcctgtctgtctgtctgtcctcctcttcctcctcctcctcctcctgtctgtctgtcatcctcctcctgtctgtctgtcatcctcctcctgtctgtctgttgtcctctccctctctgtctgtctgtctgtccgtcttcctcctcctgtctgtcctcttgcAGCTGCAGAGCAGCGTGACAGAGTTTGAGTTTTCTCAGGAGGAGTACCGTCAGCTGCAGGTGGAGTTCTGGTCCAAGTTTTATGCCTGCTGTCTGCAGTACCAGGaggctctgtctctgcctctgggtcTGACTGTCGCCAGCCACACCAACATGGTCTGTCTGCTCAAGAAGGTAAGAACAAGAAGGATTCTATCTCGACTGAGCAGAGAGAACACAGACTTACAGACTGAGCCAGTGACTCTGGGGTTGTGTTGAACATAAATGTTTAAGTCTAAAGTCAAATCTATTTGTGGATTTGGAAAATCGTGACACCCCTAGTTCTAAGTATTAGGGCTGGGCACCTCTCCCTTTATAAGTTTGATCTGATACATATCTAGATACGTGGCTTCGATATGATTCAGGGACGATACATCTTAATACACAACGATTCAGTGCGATACGATGCAATCTGATACAGTTCTTaatatttgtttaatgtaggcatttgttttccataataaattaataattttataAAAGTAGCATAGCTTACcttcaaatagatactgtatattttgtgaAAGACCAGGAAATCCTAAGTATTTCTGTTGCccaaacagactgacaacaaattctgtaacaacaagcaacgttcacaatgtgacacgtttcctcaaacaagactccaaaaACTAATCAAACAGGTATGTTCTGATCGAAAACTAAACAAAGGCATCCATGAGGACAGCTACGTGTTATCCtgctgttttcaacagctgtcgtaACTACGACGACAACAGATGCATTTGGCTGAGGGTCACTTGTCTCACCAGGTGAGAGTGTTGACATTACATTAGTAATAGACCTCAGAGCCTTAAGTCACGGTTCAATTCAGCTGAACCAAACTTTTAACTGTAAACAGACAAACTAATGTTCATCATGTGATTATGTTCAGAGCGAAGAAATTAAACaaagtgctgtttgtgtttcagggctTTGTGTCGTTCCTCCTGCCCTGTTTCGCTGTGGATCATTTGTACCTTTCGTATGATGAGTACCTGTTCTCAGAGGAGGAGACGCCCATTGCTGAAGGTACTACACCTGTTATCTGCTGATGGTGACTCCACTACAACAAGGCTGAAACTTATTCATACTGTAGTAAGCTtgatgtatatgtatatatatgtatatatatatatatatatatatatatatatatatatatactgtatgttgtaataATGTGGTCCTCAGACCCTGAGGTGGGGCGGGACGTGCTGCAGCTGGTTCAGTGTCTGCGGCTGGTCAGTGATGCGGTTTCTGGAGAGATGGCGTATGAGATGGAGAAAGCTCTGGAACATCTTCAGTCACCTGAGAGAGCCGCTGAACTCGTCCTGGAAAGCATGCTGTCCAATGACAAGTCAGTCACCTGACATGCACACTGATCACACATGGgggggatgtgtgtgtatgtgagtgtgtgtgtgtatatatatatatatatatatatatacatgtgtatggtttttttatattgttacCATTGTTAtatatgttaataataatgcaaattattgtaatgataatgataataataataatcttgaCATCTTGAACCCTCAGTCTGTTTTTCTATTACTTTAAATTTTCGACAGATTTCGTCAAATATAATGAAAGTTACTAATACTATCAAAATAGTTATCAGTTTTCTGATTGATTGATGGACTAATCAGCTAACTTATGTTAGTAATGAGTTTCACAAGTGTTTTAGAAGCTAATAAAGGGAATTAATATTAAAACTACGTTGTTAATGATGAAGTCTAACAGTTGCATAAACTACAAAcctgtaaaatgtattgaaatatttGAAGTAGTGTTTAGTTTAAGTTCAAGTTTAGTCACGCCGTGTTTCCTGCAGTGAGAACGTGATCGAGGACATCCAGAACAAACTGCAGGACATTCGTAGCCCAGTGGCGGCCATGATGGTCCTGCTGAGGGAGATGGACCTGGAGACGGACTCAGAGGTCGGAGGAGAAGGACCCATCACATCTGGTAGGAAACAGCTGATTAACTCTGCATGATACAGATTTGATATTTAATAAAGAGTCGTTGTTTCAGTGTCACTGTGCTGAAGTTTGTTGTCGACATGACAACCAGGGACAATTAATAAAAACGTTTGGTTCATGTGACATCATGTATCGAACTTTTCTTAGTGGCTGGAAGTATTCATGAGTCTGGTTCAGTCGTCTCAGACTGTTGAATCAGAGTCAGTAACTGGGAAACTGTTAGAAGCAGAGAGAGCCAGTCTGATGTGGAATAACTGCATTTTATCAGCGTTCTTAATACgctgacttttcttttccttcgtgtttaatgtaaaaatgcatttcatgtgtttgaTGTGATTATTAAAGGTGTACAGAGGAGGTAAACACAGGTAAATAAAAGATCAAGTTTAAAAACTGGTGGTTCAGATACATAGACCCATGATTGTCCTGATGTTTAACagtatatacgtgtgtgtgtgtgtgtgtgtgtgtgtgtgtgtgtgtgtgtgtgtgtgtgtgtgtgtgtgtgtgtgtgtgtgtgtgtgtgtgtgtgtgtgtgtgtgtgttccctgaTCCATGCAGGTCAGAGTCTGAACATGAGGATCAGCCTCTCTCAGCTGTACGGCAGCAGCTCAGCTGTGTCTGTAGTCTGTCAGGCCGTCTGTCACATGACCATGACCAGAGCCCTGTTCTGTAGAGACCTGCTCATCCTGCAGAAACTCTACCTGCGCTTCGGAGAcaatgtacgcacacacacgcaagcaccTGCTGTGACCTTTTCAAaaaatttgaatgaatttgtTCAAATTCATATACAGACAAAAGCGAAGAGAGGGAATAATAATCCAtacataattaaaaacaaaacaaacacacacacacacactgacactgtctCCAGGTTGAAGAACAGAATCCTGATCAAATAACTGACCTCTGGACAGATTCAGATTTTAACCCTGAAGTTAGAATCAGGACGAATTTCTGTCAGATCGGTTGTTGTTTGACGTTCAGTTTGAGGACACGACGTTTAGCTGTCTGGAGTTTGAGCAGATCTGAGGTCAGATTTACAACACGGCTGCTGTCATTAGATCTGTTATAGACTGTAGTCACTtgggttttttgtgtgtgtgtctcaggtgtttCTGGGTGGGGGGGCTCAGCTCCTGCAACTCCAGCAGGACCTGATCCCTCGGAGCTCCCACCTCCTGTCCTCGTATTACCTCCTCAAACACATCAGTCAGAGCCTGGCCTCGTCTGTCCCCATGGATATCATGTGAgtgtgcacaaatacacatcTGCATGTATActagtgtacacacacacacacacacacacagacgtttaGACTTAGGTCACTTTTGGGAACATTATATAGACttaaattcatttttctcaGAGGCTTACCCGAACCACTGACCAAAAAATCAGCTTCTTACCAATTGGCGACACAGCTTTTGTCCCCAATTGGACAAGTCATCCCCAGTTAACTGGTCTTTAATCTGGAATGTGTCCCCGAAGGCAGActaagtcagaaacacacacacacacacacagactccaaTGTgataatttttttaattaacacagtatagtataaataaataagcatttGTTTTGATGCATTGGATCTCACATTAGTCTTTTAATAAGTTCCTGATTGTATTTAGATTCATTGTGCCGCTCTAAATGGTGTGAAAATGGGTCTGGAAGGCTTATTTCTATAAAGAATATCAAACAATATCAAACTGGTttactgacctctgacctcctgcaGAGACGCGAACCTGCAGCACCTCACAGTGTTGCAGCTGTCGGACACTCCAGCCCTCTCCACCAACAGATCAGGTCAGTGATACTGAACTCGGATCAGATTAAACTAAAAGGAACTTCTTCACTCGTCTcttctatttcctgtctgtattcAATACCTTCTAATAAACAACTgctaataatatattataattaataattagttCAGAAGTCGGAAGATAAACACACTGCATATTGACGACTATTTATCGGCTTATCACAGATTTAACAGTGTCAGAGTATCTGTCAGCTGATCAGTTAATGTCATGAACAGAACTGttttgtccaccagagggcgctGACAGGTTGATTTATACACTAATATGTTTCGGAGTCACAATGCCTTTCCATTAGTTTATTAAAGAACTAATCTTTAGTTGCTTTCATGACGTGGTGTTGAGTGTGTATGAGGTAACAATAGTAcctctctctcagcagtgttGAGTCCTCAGACGGTGGTGGAGCTCTTCTATCAGACTGCAGCCAGGAAGATGATCATCTCTCAGATTTACTCTCAGCAGCAGAGTAACTCTCTGCTCCTCTGGACCCACATGATCTCTAACGTGGTCAGCCTGCTCGCTCAGCTGCTGTATCCTTCCTTCAACAACAACGCACTGagcatgtgtttcttttctacAGACACTTTGGAAGGCAGTAGAATTGTAATGTAATGCTGTCCTGGTGGTGGTAACAGACACGACTTCCTCAAGATCATAAATACTTGTCGagttattgtaaaaaaaatcataaaagtaaaCTGAGAACTCACAGACCCAACCAGTCCCATGACAGAAGAAGAGTTAATCTACGTTCCTGCTCCTCTCAGTCAGATTATCACAGCTGGCAGTGAAGTCTCAACACAATCTGTACAAACTGCATCATATTTATATGTAATTTATTCTGATGACTTCCTGTCTTCACCAGTGTgccattgtttgttgttgaatcTTAACTGGTGTCTCCCAGTTGGCCCAGTAACCCTGGTTTCCAGTTCCCTGAGTGTCTGATGGCCAACTGTCAgtacacacagctgcaggtgaCTTTGTTCATTATATTATTGATACACTGACTCTTCTTCATCACACTAACATGACGTCTTCATCCTCATCTCAACATGTCTAGTGGTTAAATAGCAGCTGGACTTTTTCTTAACTTTAAATTTGACCTTTTTACATGttatttatacatacatgtttttttattataatattgttAATAAGCTGATGCTGTagcattgtttttgtataattatgtgtgtgtatatataatgttaaaCAGCATAtatgctgagcagcagctgtttctggCTGCAGGATTGTGGCTCCGTTGACGTCATGTCGCTCTGCAACATCCAGACAACATCATGATTTTGTTAAGAAGCCAATTCTTAATTTGTTGAGCTGTCGTCACGCTCCACTGTGATTGGCTTAGCTGTTTCAGAACGATGAGACCagtgatgtgattggctgagagtgtatttattaatcatCACACCCTTTGATCTATATTCACCTTCACTCAGCTCTTTAACACTTAAACATGAACCAGAACAGCAGATGGAGACAGTTTGAGACACCAGCACCTGAGTGGAGTGTGACAGTAGTCAGCAGAATGAGCGCCTCAGGTGTATCTCACCTATGTTTTTCAGGAGTACGTCAGGCTGATTGGTCCCTGGTGTCAAGTGAACATCGGCTCCTGTCGCTTTATGCTGGGTCAGTGTTACTTGGCCAATGGGGAGGGCCAGAAGGTGGGTCACAACAATCAGACCTGTATATTTGTACAGTGCGTAGACTCAGACTGATGATGTTGGTTTGTGGCTACACGCATGGAGAATCTGTTGACTCCTCAtatctcctctgttgttgtctCCTCAggctctgcagtgtttccagGAGGCAGCAacagaggtggagaaggaggagttCCTGATGAGACTGACGGgcactgaggaggaagaggctgcaTCCACCCCCAGATTACAGTACTACAACAAGGTATACATGACACACAGTTTCATGTCTGATGTAAGAACATctgcagagctgaaaacaaGTCCATcagctgatcaacagaaaattaaaacaggtttcatgtaatttgaagacatcagctTAGACTGTAGATAAAATCAATTTAATTAGAAAACAATCACCAGAATAATCAGTATTGAAAATAATTATCACAGGTTTAAACATTCTAAAatatatctcacacacacattaagggGTGTACTGGGAAAGAAATTCAAACTATTCATCCATTTTACAGCCACAACAGTAACTAACttggctgtgattggctggtgaGCCCAGTCAAACATGCATGTATGACAGGAACACAAAGAGGGCTGGTCAAGAGACAGACACGGCCGAACGACggtaaaagctttttttttcttttttgacgGTCCACTTGGATTTGTCCCGTTTTGCCAGATGGCCAGTACAGCAGACAGGTGAAATTCAGGTAGAGCTGTTCAAGATGACAACCACTGAAACTACACAAAACTGCCTTTCAAATACTTCCTGTTTATACACATTCATGTATGCGTGTGTTCAGGTGCTGCGGTTGTTGGAGGATGTGGGTCTACCTGAGCTGGTCATCCAGTTGGCCTCTCTAGCCATAACAGAGGCCGTCAACGACGTCAACAGCCAGGTAACATTTAGCACTCAGGTAGCAGTCAGGTAAACAATCAACAGCCAGAGTAACAGTCAGCAGTCAGGGTAACAGTGAGGTCAACAGTCAGGGTAACAGTCAACAGCCAGTTAACATTTAGCACTCAGGTAGCAGCCAGGTAAACATCAACAGTCAGGTAACAGTCAACATCCAGGTAAACAGTCAGCAGCCAGGGTAACAGTCAGCAGCCAGGGTAACAGTCAACAGTCAGGGTAACAGGTAACAGCCAGTTAACAGTCAGGGTAACCATCTGACTGACTGAGCTTTATCATCACAAA from Enoplosus armatus isolate fEnoArm2 chromosome 6, fEnoArm2.hap1, whole genome shotgun sequence includes:
- the nup160 gene encoding nuclear pore complex protein Nup160 → MAAVLERSFIEICGFERETLHRFREVTVNLGLNALPGGVKFPDSAGAFHYEESGKLLSVTSNRFIHWSTAGDTVQLVEQSLDTNLLNHAVKLKFTHCTVLPGGVNIQETLNNVIILVSTNQSVHRLVLPHPTRMYRSELVTELHMQSIFTDVGKLSLQDPCHSAIIPSLVGQTGSPGTSTVWLSQSGEAHYALASPAGGIIVVTLPPHDTQGSVSVLELKRSSMMQRLSGWMPTAIRGEQSPADLVLSLAVRELEEDSFIFALCQDHKLRMWSFREQACLLEADMLEYMPACKGVKRLAGQGHRLRLAFSSTTGLCLCVYLAVPQRGQFTVLQLVATDNNRYSLDHISSLFTTQETLVDFALTSTDIWAVWVDDSNATVVKYINFEHNTAGQWSQVFVQPPPEEEVHIGVDQDPRETYLEVLFSPLRFTASAIVKALQIYRRGSERITDLSWETLKKEVTVAVESELQSSVTEFEFSQEEYRQLQVEFWSKFYACCLQYQEALSLPLGLTVASHTNMVCLLKKGFVSFLLPCFAVDHLYLSYDEYLFSEEETPIAEDPEVGRDVLQLVQCLRLVSDAVSGEMAYEMEKALEHLQSPERAAELVLESMLSNDKSNVIEDIQNKLQDIRSPVAAMMVLLREMDLETDSEVGGEHAGQSLNMRISLSQLYGSSSAVSVVCQAVCHMTMTRALFCRDLLILQKLYLRFGDNVFLGGGAQLLQLQQDLIPRSSHLLSSYYLLKHISQSLASSVPMDIIDANLQHLTVLQLSDTPALSTNRSVLSPQTVVELFYQTAARKMIISQIYSQQQSNSLLLWTHMISNVVSLLAQLLWPSNPGFQFPECLMANCQYTQLQEYVRLIGPWCQVNIGSCRFMLGQCYLANGEGQKALQCFQEAATEVEKEEFLMRLTGTEEEEAASTPRLQYYNKVLRLLEDVGLPELVIQLASLAITEAVNDVNSQAALWTRIFKHHLDLGHNSEAYEALTQNPDCSMQLDCLRQLVVVLCERSQLQDLVQFSYVNLHDEVVSIIESRARGLDLLAHNYYELLYAFHINRHNYRKAGTVMFEFGMRLGREVRTRLGLQKQVNCYLAALNCLRLIRPEYAWIVQPASGAVYERPGASPKRNSDGEFSSEPVKRQVDILELKDLEKEYILSRSRLTLAQHHQPSAAIAGSASAVEMVALLVQTGLFDSSLSICQTFKLSLTSVFEGLTFKCIKLQFGGEETQNEAWSWLAANQLSSVVNTKESSATDEAWRLLASYLDRYPSANGHHHRCVINKLLSHGVPLPDWLVKSYKAVDAASLLRLYLNFDLLDAAAELVLEYVDALLGRGHQYFGIERPLSATSSSVWLPYTSIDQLLQTLNETQTTSSIYNKVRDKLDDYHKLVEQTTKRRLVTR